GCGACGCCGCCACGCCAGCACGATCGTCCGGCCTGGCGCGGGCGACGCGATTTCCCGTACCGCGAGGCGTAGGCCCCGGGTCTCCGTGGCCACGGCGATCGCGGGGAGGAGCGTGACCCCGAGGCCCGACGCGACCATCTGCACGAGCGTGGGGAGGCTGGTGGCGCGGAAGTTCAGCTCGTCCAGGCGCGCCGACGAACAGAACGACAGCGCCTGATCGCGGAAGCAATGGCCGTCGTCGAGGAGGAGCACGCGCTCTCCCGCGAGCTCGTCGATCGACACCGGGCCCTTGGCGCGCGAGAGACGGTGCCCCCGGGGCGCCGCGAGCACGAACGGATCCACCGAGAGCTCCACGTGCTCGAGATCGCCCAGCTCGGCCTCGCGCGCGAGGATCGCGACGTCGAGCTCCCCGCGGCCGAGCGCCTCGACGATCGATCCGGTCTTCGCCTCGGTCCATAGAAGGGTGAGCTTGGGGAACGCCTTCCGGAGGCCGGGGACGATCTCGGGGAGGAGATATGGGCCCAAGGTCGGGATCACGCCGAACCGCAGCATGCCGGAGAGCGGATCGACGAAGCGCCTCGCGAGCTCGCCGACGTCCCGCGCCTCCACGAGCAGCCGGCGCGAGCGCTCCACTAGCGCCTCACCCGCCTGCGTGAGCAGCACGCCCGTCCGATCGCGCTCGAAGAGCTGCACGCCGAGCGCGCCCTCGAGCTCGGCCACCTGGGCGGAGAGCGAGGGCTGGGACACGTGGCAGGCCTCCGCCGCACGGCGGAAGCTGCGCTCGTCGGCGACGGCCACGGCGTACTGGAGCTGGCGGAGGGTGAAGGGGAGGTGCGTGAAGTCCATGGTCATAGTCTATAACTATCGAACCGATAGAATCCATGTTTTGGACGTATCAGCGCACCAAGGGCATCTTTCCGTTCGTACCGAGGCGATGCCTCCCCTACCCCAAGGAGACGAGAAGATGCTCACCGTTGGCGACAAGCTCCCCACGTTCGACCTGCAGGCCGTCGTCGGCCTCGAGAAGGGCCGCGAGTTCCAGGCCATCACCCACGAGAGCTTCGCGGGCAAGTGGAAGGTCCTCTTCCTCTGGCCCATGGACTTCACCTTCGTCTGCCCCACCGAGCTCGCGGAGTTCGGCAGGCGCAACCGCGACTTCGCGGATCGGGACGCGCAGGTTCTGGGCGCGAGCACCGACACCCACTACTCGCACCTCGCGTGGCGCAACAGCCACCCGGACCTGAAGGATCTGCCCTACCCCATGCTGGCCGACACCAAGCGCGAGCTCTCCACCGCGCTCGGCGTCCTCCACAAGCAGGACGGGGTCGCGCTTCGGGCCACGTTCATCGTCGATCCGGAGAACGTGATCCGGCACGTGAGCGTCAACGACCTCAACGTCGGCCGCAACGTGGAAGACGTGCTCCGCGTGCTCGACGCCCTCCAGACCGACGAGCTCTGCCCGTGCAACTGGACCAAGGGACAGGCCACGCTGGAGGTCGCGTGATGACGGGGATCGAGAGGCTACGAGACGCGATCCCCGACGTGGCCCGGGATATCCGCCTCAACCTCGAGGCGGTGCTCGGCGCCGGCAGCTCCCTCGGGCCGGCGCAGAAGTGGGGCGTCGCGCTCGCCTGCGCGGCGTCCACCCGGCAGCCGGCGCTGATCGAGGCGGTCCTCGAGGACGCGAAGCGGGAGTCCACGCCGGAGGTCGTCGACGACGCCCTCGCCGCGGCGGCGCTCATGGCGATGAACAACGTGTACTACCGCTTCCGTCACATGGTCGGTAAGCCGTCGTACACCGACAAGCCCGCACGCCTCCGGATGAACCGGCTCGGCAAGCCCGCGACGAACAAGGTCGACTTCGAGCTCTTCTGCCTCGCGGTCAGCGCCTTGAACGGCTGCGAGCTCTGCATCCAGTCGCACGAGAAGGTCGTGGTCGACGGCGGGCTCACGGAGGATCAGGTGAACGACGCCATCCGCCTGGCGGCGACGATTCAGGCAGCGGCGATCTCGCTCGAGCTGCCCAAGCCGTGACGAAGACGAGGCCCCGGCAGTGACGCGCGCTGCCGGGGCGGTTCCGTTCTCGAGGTGAGGTCGACGACACCGGTTACGCGAGATCGCCGCCGGCGATGGCCTATCGGCTCGTGGGACTGCCATGGAACACGTAGCCGTCGGAGCTCACCGCCACCACGGTAGAGCCGGATCCACTGACTCCGGTCAGGTAGTGACCTCGGGCATCGGGGACGTCGATGGCGTTCCAGACCTCGCCGTCGAAGTGGACGATCTGCCCCTCGGATCCGACCGCCCACACCGAGCGTCGCGAGCTGCCCCAGACGTCGTTGAACACCTCCTGGTCCATCGGTGTGGCCTGGAGGTGGCCCGGCTCGCCGGCGTGCAGCGCGCCGGAGCCGGCGGTCGCGAAGAAGCCCTCGCCGTCCGTCCAGACGTGCTCCATTCCGACACCGGCCTCGATTCGCTCCCAGGAGCTCCCTCGGAAGCGGTAGAGCCCGGTGGGCGAGCTTCCATAGAGTGTGCCGTCGGGGGCTCCCGCCAGGTCGACGAAAAAAAGGGCTCCGTCGGCGGAGCGCAGCACGTCCCAGCCCGTCTCCCCGCCCCGGACGAGGAGGCCGTCCCACAGCAAGGCATAGACGTCACCTCCCGCGATCGCGACGGCAGAAAAGAAGCTGCTGATCGGGCAAGGGAGCGTGTGTTCGGAAAAGGAGTGGCAGTCCTCGAACTCGTCGCTGCGCCACACAAGCTCGATGCCCGCGTCGGTCCGCTCCCAAACGAGGCCGACGTAGGGGGTGCCGCCCGCCACCGCGAATCGATCGCCCCCGACCCACCTCAGACTCGGGAAGTGGAAATCGGCGTCCAGGTCGTCGTCCTTCGTCCAGCGCTGGGTCGCGCCGCTCTCCAGGTCGACGAGCTCGAGACCATCGGACGCCGTCGCCAGGCCGAGGCAGGTCCCCGTGTCGTTGCACGCGACAGCGGAGAAATACGCGGCCCACTCTTCGCTCTGCCACACTATGTCGGTGGCGGTGGCGCCTCCACTCCCGCCATCCACCGTCGCGCCGCCCGCGCCGCCAGCTACCGTCCCGCCACCCGAGCCGCCAGCTACCGTCCCGCCACCCGCGCCGCCAACTACCGTCCCGCCGCCCGAGCCACCGTCCACCGTCGCGCCGCCCGAGCCGCCGTCCCCGGTCCCATTCGCCTGCGTCCCGCAGCCGAGCACCAGGAGCGCCGTTCCCAACATCGATCCGATCGCGATTCTCATGTTCGCCTCTCCTTTTCCCCCAGGACCAAGGATGCAAACAGGCGCTCCCGTAGAGAATCGGTATGATCCGGATCGCATTGTACGGAGAGCGCTGATGATGCTACCGGACCTGGAATCGATCCGTTGCTTCGAGGCGGCTGCCACGCACCTCAATTTTCGCAAGGCGGCTGCAACCGTCGCGCTCTCCCCCACCGCGTTCAGCGACAGGCTCCACGGACTCGAGGAGCTGCTCGGTGCGCCGCTCTTCGTCCGGACCACGCGCCGGGTGGCGCTCACCGATGCGGGGGAGAGGCTGCTCACGCACGCGCGGCGCCTGCTCGCCGATGCCGCGGCCTGCCACGCCGTGGCGCACGACGAGTCGGCGCCTCCCTTCGAGCTCACGATCGGGACGCGGTTCGAGCTGGGGCTCTCGTGGCTGACGCCGGCGCTGGAGACCCTGCGCCGCGCGCAGCCGTCGCGCACCATCCACCTGCGCTTCGGCGACGCGAACGATCTCCTTTCCCAGGTACGGGACGGCGTGCTCGACGCGTGCGTTACGTCCAGCCGCTTCTCGGGAAAAGCGTTCCGCTACGACCCGCTCCACCCCGAGCAATACATCTTCGTGGGCGCCGCGTCGGCGCTACGCGAGCGGGCTTTCCGAGGCCCTGCCGACGCCGCGCACCACACGCTCCTCGATCTCGCCGCCGACCTTCCCCTCTTTCGCTACCTCCAAGACGCCGCGGGGCCCGGCGTGCGATGGCCCTTCGCCCGCAACGAATATCTCGGCAGCATCGCCGCCGTGCGCTTCCGCGTTCTCGAGGGCGCCGGTGTCGCCGTGATGCCGCGGTATTTCATCCAGGACGACCTGGAGCGAGGCAGGTTGCGCCCGCTCCTCCCGACGCTGCCCCTGCAGGCCGACTCCTTCCGGTTGGTCTGGCGCAGCAGCCATGCCCGGGAAGACGACCTCTTCGCCTTGTCGGCGGAGCTCCGCGCGATCCCGCTGCGATAGCGGCGGGCGTCGAAGCAGGCCTTCTGCCGAATTTGCTCTGCTCGCGGTTTCAGGGGCGTGCGGAGTGGCGAGCTTCCGCGGTCGTCTTGAGGCGTGCGAGCCAATCGATCAGCGAGCGATCGAGTAAGGCCTGCATCTGTCCGGCCCCTGCTGCCTCGACGGCGGGACCGGCGAACGACTCGCGGGTTCTCACCACGACGCCGCCGGGGGTCTCACGGAACAGCCACTCGTGGATCCCCACGATGTCTCCGGCGGCGCCGCCCCAGACGATCCGCCGGGCGGGCTCCAGCGCGTAGATCGTCGACGTAATCTCCATCCCGTACGTGAGCCAGTGGAACGAAACGCCGGGCGCGAACGCGGATTCGAGCGTGGCCTCCGTGATGTCGCGCTGCCACGTCGGCCACGCCTCGACGTCGACGTGGAGTTGCCAGACCAGCGGGAGCGGTGCCGCGATCGTGACCTCGTGGTCGGCGATCACCGGCGCGCCATGGTCGATCTCGTTCGGAATGTTCTGGTGCATGATCGAATCTCCTCCTGACGAACGTTTCATGGATCTCACGCGAACGCGGCCGCGTAGTCGGCTGCAAAGGTCGAGAACGCACGGGACGGGTGGCCGGTCACGGCCTGAACCGTGGCGGTGACCTCCCTCGCCTCGTCGCGCCGGTAGTGGGCGTAGTCCTCGATCAGACCGTCGACCTGCCAGGGCGGAATCCCGGCGCCGGCCAGCGCTCCTCGCATCGCCTCGGACGGAACGTCGACGAACGTGATCGCGCGCCCGAGCGCGGTCGAGAGCTGAGCCGCGATCTCCGCGTGTGTCATCGCCTCGGGTCCGGTCAGCTGGTAGATCTTCCCTTCGTGGCCCGCGCCGGTGAGGACCTCGGCTGCCAACGCCGCGATGTCGCGCACGTCGATCAAGCTGATCCGCGCGTCCCCTGCGGCCGCGAAGAACCGACCCTCCGACGCGATCGATCGCCGAAAACCGAGGAGGCCCTGCATGAACAGGTTCGGCCGCAGGACCGTGAACGCCATCCCCGACGCCCGGAGCGCCGCCTCGACCGCCGCGTGGTAGCGGAGAAAGCGCACGGGGGACGCCGCGTCCGCGGCCCACTGCGAGAGCTTCACGACGTGGAGGACGCCGCTCCGCTTCGCGGCCTCGACGAACGCGAGCTGCCGCGCTTCGGCGCGCTCGGTCGACGGCGAGAGAAGGAAGGCGCGCTCGACCCCCCGGAGCGCGCGAGCCATCGACTCGGAGTCGTCGAAGTCGCCGCTCACGACCTCCACCCCAGGCAGCGACCTGAGGCTGCACGAGCCTTCGTCGCCGCGCACCATCGCCCGGAAGGGCACTCCTTTGCGAACCAGCGCCTTGGCGAGCTCGCTTCCCACATTGCCGGTCGCACCACTGATCAGGATCTTCATGGGCCATTCCTCCTGACCCGAGGATGCGTCTTGCACCGATGCAGGCAAACTCCTAACTTGGCAAAGAATGGTTGCAGGATTGCAAGACCTCGAATCCGGTCGCTGGGACGACGTTCGCGTCTTCCTCGCGGCATACCGGCACAAGAGCCTCGGTGCAGCCGCGGCGCGCGTCGGGGTCGATACCTCGACGATGAGCCGGCGTCTGACCGCGTTCGAGGACGCCATCGGGAAACGGCTCTTCGAGCGTTCGCGCAGCGGGCTCGTGCCGACCCGGGCCGCTGAGCTCGTCCTCGTCGCCGCCGAGGCGATGGAGTCGGCCTACGCGCGAATCGCGCGCGACGTCTCCGGCGTCACCGCCACCGCCGAGGGCGTCGTGCGCATCACGGCGGATCCGGGCGTCTCCGAGTTCTTCGTCGCGCCCGCCCTCGCCCGCCTACGGTCGCTCCATCCGAACATCGACGTCGAGCTCGACACGACGGTTCGCGCGCTCGACCTCACGCGGCAGGAGGCCGATCTGGCGCTGCGCTCGACCGAGCCTCGCGGCGCCGACCTCCTGATCACGAAGCTCGCGTCCGCGCGATGGGTGGTGGCGGCTGCGCCGGCGCTCGCGAAGACGCTCGGCACCGTCTCGTCGTGGTCGCCGCTCCCTTGGATCACGTGGGATCGCGACTTCTCGAGCTTCGCGCCCGCTCGATGGCTGGCGAAGATCGCACCTGACGCGAAGATCGCGCTTCGAACGAGCAACTTCTCCTCTCAGCTCACGGCAGCCGCGGCGGGGCTCGGCGTAGGCCTGTTTCCGGAGCCGTTCGTCCACGTGCGCGGACTCACGGTAGTGCGCCCGTCGCGAGGCCTCGCCTCCACGCTGAACGCCCTGCCGGAGGGCGGCGTCTGGCTCGTCGGACACCGCGCGCTGCGGGACGTGCCGCGCGTGGCAGCAGTTTGGGAGTTCTTGACGGAGGAGCTGCGGCGAGCGCTCCGCGCCTCCTAGCAGGTCGGCCTGCCCGCCCTCCTGGCGATCGACCACCCGCGCGGCACGGAAACCGTTGCGGATCCTTCGCGATCGCTTAGAACAAGGGGTGGCGACTTCGAGGGATCCCGAGAGCATGCCCTTCTTCTTGCGCACCTCGATCGGCTTCTACCTGCTGGCCACGGCGCTGGGGCTCGTGCTCCGGATCTTCTTCGTCGCCCCCTTCGGACACCTGGTCTTCGCCAACGCGCTCCACGCGCACTCGCACACGCTGTATTTCGGCTGGGGCGCGCTGGGCATCTTCGCGCTCGCGTTCCGTCGCCTGGGCGCGGAGGGCAGAGCGTCGAAGGCGGTCCTCGGCGCGATCGCCGCGATTGCGGCAGCGACCTTCGTGTCCTTCCTCCTGAGCGGTTACTCGCCGCCGTCCATCGCGATCTCCTCCCTCTCGCTGGGCGTGTGGGGGTGGGCTGCAGCGACGATCTGGCGCCGCTCGCGCGGCTCGACGGACCTCGACGTCTCCTTCCTCCGCGCCGGGATCGTCTACCTCGTCCTCGCGTCGCTCGGCGCCCTGACCCGCGTCGCACTGATCGCGCTCCAGGCTCCCACGTTCTACAAGTCGCTCGCCGTCTTCGCCTTCCTGCACGACTTCGCGTGGTTTTTCGTGCTCTCGGTCGTGGGCCTGCTGATCGAGAGGGCGCGCGCACACGGGCTCCATCTCGACGAGCGCCTCCTCCGCTGGCAGCTCCGTCTCTCGGTGCCGCTCGCCTGGCTCACGTTCCCGCTCGGTGTAGCGGGGGGCGCCAACGGGCTCCTGGGCACGATCGCCAGCGTGGCAGCGATCGCGCTCGTGGTCCCCGCCGGCCTCGGCGCGACGGCCCTCTGGCGCGCCGGCGCTTCGGCGCCCCGAGGAGGCTTGGGTGCGGCGTTCCGCTGGCTCGCGATCTGGCTCGCCCTCGAGGCGGTCCTCTCGGCAGCCGGCGGCCTCGGCCTCGCTGGGCTCGCGGTCCACTCGCGGCACCTGGCGATCCTCTACCTCCACGTGCTTCTGCTCGGCTTCGTCACCCTGGGCCTCATGGTGTCGACGCTCTCGGTGCTCGGCGGGCCGCTCTCGGCCGGCTCCTGGCTTCACAACGGGGGCCTCTCCATCATGGCCCTCGGCCTCGCCGCTGCCGGCCTGCCCGCCTTCGGCCTCGAGCTGGCACCGCTCGTGCCCCGGCTCGGGCTGATCGTGGCCGCGTTTGGCGGCGCCGTCGTGATAGCGGGAGGAATCGCGTGGTCGGTTGGCGCGTGGCGCTCGGCTGCGAAGGGTGAAGAGAGAGCCTCCCTAGCGCTCCACGGGCCGCTCTGAGCAGCGACGGAAGGTGCGCGATGATCGCCCACCGCGACCACTTCTAGCTCGGCTAACGCGCCTCCCTGGGCTCGTGTCCAGTTTTCAACGGTCGAGAGTTCACGGATTGTGTTGCGTTCGACATCTCGCATAGTGTCAATCTTTATGACACTTCGAAAGCGTGCAGCGGTTCTTCCTTTTCTCTTCCTCGCAGTGGGTCCGGCCGGTTGCTCCGCCGATTCCGAGCCTCTCGGCGACGACAAAACTCCCATCGTCGAGTGCCCGGCGCCAACTGGTCCCGGCACGACGCACGAAAAGAACATCGAGGCCGATGAAGTTTGGAAGAGCGCGGACGGACCGCACATCGTTCCGCGCTCGATTGCCGTTCGCGAGGGCGCGACCCTCACAATCGAGCCGTGTGCGGAGGTTCGCCTCGGGCCCGCCGCGAACCTCACGGTGGCGTATCCGCTCACGCCAAACACCGGCACACTCATCGCCGAAGGGACCGCCGAGAGGCCGATCCGCTTCACCGGCATCGACGGAGGCAAATGGGGGCACGTGCTCGTCGAAGCGCCGGGTGTTGCTTCGTTCCGCCATGTGACCTTCGAGAACGGCGGCAACGACCGATCTCCGTTCCATGCCACGCTCATCGTCCGAGGCAAGGGCGACCTCCCCCTCTACCGCGACGTCCTCGTCGACCACGTGACCATCTCCGGCTCGGTCGGCTTCGGTGCCGTGTTCACGGGCGTCGCAGGGTTCAAAGCCGGATCGACCGACCTCGCGATCACCAAGAGCGGCTCCGGAGACGAGCCCTTCCCGCTGCGCGTCGATCAAAACGGCGTAGGCACCGTGCCGAACGGCAACTACACGGGCAACGGCGTGGACGAGATCCTCATCGCCGTCGAGAAGGAGAGCGATGGCCTCCGAGAGAGCACGACCTTCCGCGATTTCGGTGTCCCTTATCGCGTGGCGGGACAGAGCCTGCGCGTCGAGGAAGGACCGAGTGGCGCCACCGTGCTCAGGATCGATCCGGGCGTCGTCCTGAAGTTCGAGCGAGCGAGCAACCTCGAGGTGGTGCACTTCACGGGTCGCGAAGCGGCGACCGCGAGCCTCGTAGCGGTCGGCACCGCGGAGAAGCCCATCCTCTTCACCTCGGCGGCCGAATCGCCCCGGGGCGGGGATTGGCGAGGGCTATGGTTCGGCAAGATTCCGAGCAAGAACAACAAGCTCGATCACGTCCGAATCGAGTACGCCGGCGCCGACTGCAAATGCGTCCTCGCGGTCTGCAACGACCTGACGGATCACAGCTCGGCCCTCATCCTGACGAACCTCCCCGAAGAGGGATTCTCGGTCACGAACACGGCCTTCTCCGACATCGCGGGCAACGGGATTCTTCGCGCGTGGAGCAACGACTACCAGCCCAGCTTCGTTGCGACGAACACGTTCGAGAGGGTGACCGGGTGCGCCGAAACGCTACCCGCATCCTCGCTCAATGCCTGTCCGAATCCGAAGCCGACGTGTCCGTGAGGCGCTCGTCGCCCTCGTGAGCGGCGTCCCGGCCTCGTCGAGCCCTCGACTTGCGAGGCCGATTCGGGCACATCGGAGGAGCGATGAGCAAGATCGTCTACTCCACCGATCCCGCACTTCAGAAGCGTTGCCCGCGGTGCAAGGAGCTCGAGGTCTCCTGCACCTGCGCCAAGGCCGCTCGCGTGGTCGAGCCGCCCACTGTCGCCAAGCTGCGGCTCGAGAAGTCCGGCCGCGGCGGCAAGACCGTCACCGTGATCTTCGACCTCCCCAACGATCCCGCCTGGCTCGCCGAGCTCGCCGGCAAGCTCAAGAAGGGATGCGGAGTCGGTGGCTCTGCCGGCGAGGGCCGGGTGGAGATCCAGGGCGACCAGCGCGAGAAGCTGCGCGAGCTCCTGCCGAAGCTGGGTTTCAAGACGGTGAAGGGCTGAGGCCCGGCGGCTCTTGGCTGCCGAGCCTTCATCGTTCCTACGACCAAACGTGACCAGGTGCGCCAAACGCCATTTTCCGTTCCTGCGCTGGATGGCTGTCCGGATCCGAAGCCGGCATGTCCGTGAAGCGCTCGTTGCCCTGGCGAGCGCCGACTGCGGTCCCTCCCGATCTTCGCGAGTCCGGTGCGCGATAAGAGCGCCCGCCGCAGCCCCGGCGCACAGAGGATCTATGACCTCGCTTCGTGCGCGCGGGCCGCGTTCCAGGTGCTCGACGCGCTCGGGGTGTCGACCGTCGACTGGGTCGGCAACGCGTGGGGGGCCACGTCGGCGTGGTGGCGGCGAACCAGCAGCCGGCGCGAATCAACTCGCTGGCCGCGATCGCCTCGCCGTTGCAGCCGCTTCCCGGCGACGCCCGCTGGAAGATGCGTTGGCTGCTCCTTCCGATGCTGGAGCTGGGGTTGCAGGGCGTCGCCGCCGAGATCCTCACCAAGACCCTGCTCTCGCCGTCCGCCGGGGCGCGGCTACACGACGAGGTACGCCTGGCCGTGCGGCGCGCTCCGGCGCTCGCCGAGGCGGTGCGCTCGATCTCGCTCGGTCGCGGCGACCTGCTGCCTGACCTGCCGCGCGTCTCCTGTCGCGCGCTGTTCGTGGCGGGCAGCGACGACGCCCTGTGGCCGCCCGAGCTCGCGGCCACCCAGGCCTCCCGCCTCCAGCGCGGTCGCGCCGAGTCGGTTGCCGGAGCCGGCCACGCGGTGCCGCTCGAGCGCCCGCGCGAGACCGCCGCGCTGCTCCGCGCGCACTGGGCGTAGGGGGGCCGTCGCAGATCAGAATCGCGGCGCCGACTCCGGAAATCAGCGAGCTGAGCCGAAGAGCCTCGCCTGGACGGCAATTTTCTCCAAGTCGGGCGGCGCGCCCGCGGGCATAGTCGGGAAAACGGCTATCGCCGACGAAGCGGCTGTGCTCAGCCGTCCCTGCCGGACCCGAGTGAACGCGATGCGCACGACGACGTTGCACGAGGGGACGGTTGACGTCGTCGAGTATTGCTGCACCGCGCGTCCTGGCGATCCCTCCGTCGTCGAGGTGCATCCGCGCTTCTCGATCTCCTACGTGCGCCGGGGGAGCTTCGGGTACAGAAGCCGTGGTGCATCGTTCGAGCTCGTCGCCGGCTCGCTGCTCGTTGGATGGCCGGAGGATGAATACGTGTGCTCGCACGAGCATCACGAAGGCGGCGATGAGTGTCTCTCGTTCGCGTTCGCGCCGGAGATCGTCGACGAGGTCGGCGGCGATCCCGACGCGTGGCAGATCGGCAGCGTCCCGCCATTGCCGGAGTTGGTGGTGCTCGGCGAGCTCGGGCAAGCCGCCGCCGGTGGCGGGAGTGACGTTCGCCTCGACGAGGTCGGTCTCATGCTTGCGGCACGCTTCGTCGAGGTTGTCTCGGGGCGCGAGCGGAGGCCGATCGAAGCCGGCGCACGCGACCGCCGTCGGGCGGTCGAGGCGGCGCTCTGGCTCGACGAGCACGCTCAAGAGGCGATCGATCTCGAGATGACGGCTGGTGAAGCCGGCCTCAGCCCGTTCCACTTCCTTCGGCTGTTCACGAAGGTCGTCGGCGTGACCCCACACCAGTACGTCGTCCGCTCGCGGCTGCGCCGCGCCGCGCGCCTCCTCGTCGACGACGAAAAGAAGCCGATCACCGAGATCGCGTTCGATGCCGGGTTCGGCGATCTTTCGAACTTCATCCGGACATTCCGTAGGGCCGCCGGCATTTCACCGGGAGACTTCCGTCGGGAAGCGCGAAACGACCGCAAGTTCCGCCAAGATCGGTCGCTCGGTCGTTCGCTACGGTGACCCACACATCGACTCCCGTTAGGGGAGCGCAGGAGGTCACCATGTACGATCACATCGGGCTCGCAGTGAAGGACATCGCGCTCAGCGTCCACTTCTACACGGCCGTGCTTGCGCCGCTCGGGTACGTGCTCTGCTCACGCGACGAGGCGAGCGCCGGCTTCGGCCCGAAGGACGCTCCCGCGTTGTGGCTCTACGCATCGAACAAGCCCCGGCCGGCGGCGACGCACGTCGCGTTCAGCGCGAGTACGCACGATGCGGTCGATCGTTTCCATGCTGCGGGAATCGAGGCTGGCGGTCGCGACAACGGGGCGCCCGGGATCCGCGCTGACTATGCACCGACGTATTACGCAGCGTTCCTCGTCGATCCCGACGGAAACAACGTCGAGGCTACCTATATGAGGTGAGCCGTCGCGGTCCGGCACCTTGGCGCGCGCCAAAGAAGGTGGCGCGCGCCCGGTTCACCGGCCCGTGGGTGCAGGAGCTCCTCCTCCCGCCCCGCCGCTGCCCCGCGGAGGACGCGTCCAAGCGTCGGCGATGGGCTATCGTGAGGGCCGTCATGCCGTGGACACTCTTCGAAACTTCGCTCGGAACCTGCGGCCTCGCGTGGAGCGACGCGGGCGTCACATGGGTGCAGCTCCCCGAGGAGACACGGGAGCAGACCAGTGCGCGTCTTCTGACCAAAGCGAAAGAGGCGGGCGCGCACGCCCTCCCGGAATCGACGCCGAAATGGGTGACCGAAACGATCGCGCTCGCACGTGCGCACCTCGATGGACGGCCCCAAGACTTCACGCGGGTTCCCCTCGACCTCTCGAACGTCAGTCCGTTCGCTGCGAAGGTCTATCTGGCGCTCCGACAGGTCCCGGCAGGGTCGACCGTCTCGTACGGTGAGCTCGCGCGTGAAGTCGGATCGCCCGGCGCGGCACGAGCGGTGGGCCGCGCGATGGCGACGAACCCGGTCCCGATCCTCGTGCCCTGTCAGCGTGTGCTCGCCGCGGCGGGCAAGCCGGGCGGGTTCTCTGCGTACGGCGGCGTCTTGACGAAGGAGCGAATGCTCGCGCTCGAGGGCTGGCGACCACGCGACCCGCAGGGGACGCTCTTCTAGACGCCGGTCCTTTCGTGTTGCCGCGATGCTGTCATGCGATTGAAGCGACTCGGAAACGGCGTGAAGAAGCCGTCGACGCCCAAGGCCATGAAGCGCTCCGCGTCGGCCTCCGTCTCGACGAGCCAGGGCCAGAC
The Vulgatibacter incomptus DNA segment above includes these coding regions:
- a CDS encoding LysR family transcriptional regulator, encoding MMLPDLESIRCFEAAATHLNFRKAAATVALSPTAFSDRLHGLEELLGAPLFVRTTRRVALTDAGERLLTHARRLLADAAACHAVAHDESAPPFELTIGTRFELGLSWLTPALETLRRAQPSRTIHLRFGDANDLLSQVRDGVLDACVTSSRFSGKAFRYDPLHPEQYIFVGAASALRERAFRGPADAAHHTLLDLAADLPLFRYLQDAAGPGVRWPFARNEYLGSIAAVRFRVLEGAGVAVMPRYFIQDDLERGRLRPLLPTLPLQADSFRLVWRSSHAREDDLFALSAELRAIPLR
- a CDS encoding alpha/beta fold hydrolase, whose translation is MAANQQPARINSLAAIASPLQPLPGDARWKMRWLLLPMLELGLQGVAAEILTKTLLSPSAGARLHDEVRLAVRRAPALAEAVRSISLGRGDLLPDLPRVSCRALFVAGSDDALWPPELAATQASRLQRGRAESVAGAGHAVPLERPRETAALLRAHWA
- a CDS encoding SRPBCC family protein, whose amino-acid sequence is MHQNIPNEIDHGAPVIADHEVTIAAPLPLVWQLHVDVEAWPTWQRDITEATLESAFAPGVSFHWLTYGMEITSTIYALEPARRIVWGGAAGDIVGIHEWLFRETPGGVVVRTRESFAGPAVEAAGAGQMQALLDRSLIDWLARLKTTAEARHSARP
- a CDS encoding carboxymuconolactone decarboxylase family protein, translating into MTGIERLRDAIPDVARDIRLNLEAVLGAGSSLGPAQKWGVALACAASTRQPALIEAVLEDAKRESTPEVVDDALAAAALMAMNNVYYRFRHMVGKPSYTDKPARLRMNRLGKPATNKVDFELFCLAVSALNGCELCIQSHEKVVVDGGLTEDQVNDAIRLAATIQAAAISLELPKP
- a CDS encoding translation initiation factor; translation: MSKIVYSTDPALQKRCPRCKELEVSCTCAKAARVVEPPTVAKLRLEKSGRGGKTVTVIFDLPNDPAWLAELAGKLKKGCGVGGSAGEGRVEIQGDQREKLRELLPKLGFKTVKG
- a CDS encoding LysR substrate-binding domain-containing protein, which translates into the protein MDFTHLPFTLRQLQYAVAVADERSFRRAAEACHVSQPSLSAQVAELEGALGVQLFERDRTGVLLTQAGEALVERSRRLLVEARDVGELARRFVDPLSGMLRFGVIPTLGPYLLPEIVPGLRKAFPKLTLLWTEAKTGSIVEALGRGELDVAILAREAELGDLEHVELSVDPFVLAAPRGHRLSRAKGPVSIDELAGERVLLLDDGHCFRDQALSFCSSARLDELNFRATSLPTLVQMVASGLGVTLLPAIAVATETRGLRLAVREIASPAPGRTIVLAWRRRSPFGHAFGSIAERLRESLAA
- a CDS encoding LysR family transcriptional regulator, translating into MVAGLQDLESGRWDDVRVFLAAYRHKSLGAAAARVGVDTSTMSRRLTAFEDAIGKRLFERSRSGLVPTRAAELVLVAAEAMESAYARIARDVSGVTATAEGVVRITADPGVSEFFVAPALARLRSLHPNIDVELDTTVRALDLTRQEADLALRSTEPRGADLLITKLASARWVVAAAPALAKTLGTVSSWSPLPWITWDRDFSSFAPARWLAKIAPDAKIALRTSNFSSQLTAAAAGLGVGLFPEPFVHVRGLTVVRPSRGLASTLNALPEGGVWLVGHRALRDVPRVAAVWEFLTEELRRALRAS
- a CDS encoding helix-turn-helix domain-containing protein translates to MPEPATRCRSSARARPPRCSARTGRRGAVADQNRGADSGNQRAEPKSLAWTAIFSKSGGAPAGIVGKTAIADEAAVLSRPCRTRVNAMRTTTLHEGTVDVVEYCCTARPGDPSVVEVHPRFSISYVRRGSFGYRSRGASFELVAGSLLVGWPEDEYVCSHEHHEGGDECLSFAFAPEIVDEVGGDPDAWQIGSVPPLPELVVLGELGQAAAGGGSDVRLDEVGLMLAARFVEVVSGRERRPIEAGARDRRRAVEAALWLDEHAQEAIDLEMTAGEAGLSPFHFLRLFTKVVGVTPHQYVVRSRLRRAARLLVDDEKKPITEIAFDAGFGDLSNFIRTFRRAAGISPGDFRREARNDRKFRQDRSLGRSLR
- a CDS encoding peroxiredoxin; the protein is MLTVGDKLPTFDLQAVVGLEKGREFQAITHESFAGKWKVLFLWPMDFTFVCPTELAEFGRRNRDFADRDAQVLGASTDTHYSHLAWRNSHPDLKDLPYPMLADTKRELSTALGVLHKQDGVALRATFIVDPENVIRHVSVNDLNVGRNVEDVLRVLDALQTDELCPCNWTKGQATLEVA
- a CDS encoding SDR family oxidoreductase, with amino-acid sequence MKILISGATGNVGSELAKALVRKGVPFRAMVRGDEGSCSLRSLPGVEVVSGDFDDSESMARALRGVERAFLLSPSTERAEARQLAFVEAAKRSGVLHVVKLSQWAADAASPVRFLRYHAAVEAALRASGMAFTVLRPNLFMQGLLGFRRSIASEGRFFAAAGDARISLIDVRDIAALAAEVLTGAGHEGKIYQLTGPEAMTHAEIAAQLSTALGRAITFVDVPSEAMRGALAGAGIPPWQVDGLIEDYAHYRRDEAREVTATVQAVTGHPSRAFSTFAADYAAAFA